One genomic region from Actinocatenispora thailandica encodes:
- a CDS encoding GNAT family N-acetyltransferase, with protein sequence MPPLPIVDPETATGDAVRLLTATHRALGIVPNLTKVMANSPAVLEGYVAVLGALDAAGNLPPDVRERIALLVAQENRCDYCLSAHSFLGTRVTGMSGDEVTRARWGDADDSGTGAALALAAAMVRGRGEVSDDQLARIRDAGLSDARIVEVVAQVAVNVFTNYLAKVGRVDVDWPLVRHTDRPGAAARHRGSAETTAQHHPSRQGALVTGITTKQQVSAEDAVAWHAVVAASLAADLPTGPRPTVEQIRAQLTAAGLDSRRLFWLATGADDAVVGVAALRLFSSAGQDHLAELELHVDPAQRRSGVGSRLLAAAVSAARAERRRSLLAAAPADGPGAAFCLARDFRQVLALDHLLLDVARADDAEADAEHPGYELVSWQGTVPDEHAGAFAAAKNAMNDMPTGEMDYGSQTWTAERVRAMAAVLADRGDLLLTVAALGKGELAGYTEIVVPSGETRRALQYDTAVVPAHRGHRLGLWLKAAMVRRLRAEHPGIVEIETDNAEDNVHMLAVNRDLGFRPYRRTREFQLDLPAS encoded by the coding sequence ATGCCGCCACTGCCGATCGTCGATCCGGAGACCGCCACCGGTGATGCCGTACGACTGTTGACCGCCACGCACCGGGCCCTCGGGATCGTCCCCAATCTGACCAAGGTGATGGCCAACAGCCCCGCCGTGCTGGAGGGGTACGTCGCCGTACTCGGCGCGCTCGATGCGGCGGGGAACCTGCCACCGGACGTACGCGAGCGCATCGCGCTGTTGGTCGCTCAGGAGAACCGATGCGACTACTGCCTGTCCGCCCACTCGTTCCTCGGCACCAGGGTGACCGGGATGTCGGGAGATGAGGTCACCCGGGCGAGATGGGGCGACGCGGACGATTCCGGCACCGGCGCTGCGCTGGCGCTTGCCGCCGCGATGGTCCGTGGCAGAGGGGAGGTCTCCGACGATCAGCTGGCCCGGATCCGTGACGCCGGCCTGTCCGACGCGCGGATCGTCGAGGTCGTCGCGCAGGTGGCAGTCAACGTGTTCACCAACTACCTGGCCAAGGTCGGCAGGGTCGACGTCGACTGGCCGCTGGTGCGGCACACGGACCGGCCGGGCGCGGCGGCACGGCACCGCGGATCGGCCGAAACCACGGCACAACACCACCCTTCTAGGCAAGGAGCACTCGTGACTGGCATCACCACCAAGCAACAGGTCTCGGCCGAGGACGCCGTTGCCTGGCACGCGGTCGTGGCCGCATCGCTGGCCGCCGACCTGCCCACCGGCCCCCGGCCCACGGTCGAGCAGATCCGGGCCCAGCTCACCGCCGCCGGGCTGGACAGCCGCCGGTTGTTCTGGCTGGCCACCGGGGCCGACGACGCGGTGGTCGGGGTGGCCGCGCTGCGGCTGTTCAGCTCGGCCGGACAGGATCACTTGGCCGAGCTGGAGTTGCACGTCGACCCGGCCCAGCGACGGTCCGGGGTCGGCTCGCGGCTGTTGGCCGCGGCCGTCTCGGCGGCGCGGGCGGAGCGGCGCCGCAGCCTGCTCGCCGCTGCGCCTGCCGACGGGCCGGGAGCCGCGTTCTGCCTCGCCCGTGATTTCCGGCAGGTACTGGCCCTGGACCACCTGCTGCTCGACGTCGCGCGGGCCGACGACGCCGAGGCCGACGCCGAGCATCCCGGCTACGAACTCGTGTCGTGGCAGGGGACGGTGCCGGACGAACACGCCGGCGCGTTCGCCGCCGCCAAGAACGCGATGAACGACATGCCCACCGGCGAGATGGACTACGGCAGCCAGACCTGGACCGCCGAGCGGGTCCGAGCCATGGCGGCGGTACTGGCCGACCGTGGCGATCTGCTGCTGACGGTCGCCGCGCTCGGAAAGGGCGAGCTGGCCGGCTACACCGAGATCGTCGTGCCGTCCGGGGAGACCCGCCGGGCGCTGCAGTACGACACCGCTGTCGTACCCGCCCACCGGGGTCACCGGCTCGGGTTGTGGCTCAAGGCCGCGATGGTGCGCCGGCTGCGCGCCGAGCATCCCGGCATCGTCGAGATCGAGACCGACAACGCCGAGGACAACGTCCACATGCTGGCCGTCAACCGCGACCTGGGCTTCCGCCCGTACCGGCGCACCCGCGAGTTCCAGCTCGACCTGCCCGCGAGCTGA